The following nucleotide sequence is from Sphingomonas swuensis.
CTGGGACGTCACCACGCAGGACGGCAACCGGGTCTTCATGACCCAGACCGCGAGCGGGCAGGCCGAGGCGCTCAAGAATGCGATGAGCGTCGCGCGCGACGTTGTCCGCCGCCGCATCGATCCGTCGGGGACCAAGGAAGTCACCGTCATCAACCAGGGCCAGAACCGGATTTTGGTCCAGGTGCCGGGGATCGAGGATCCCGAGGCACTGAAGCGGCTGATCGGCCAGACCGCCCGGCTCGAGTTCAAGCTGGTCGACCAGAATGCCGATCCCAACCAGGTCGCGCAGGGCCGTGCCCCGGCCGGGAGCCAGGTCCTGCCGATGGCCGACGGCTCGGGCTCGATCGCGGTCCAGCGCCGGGTCATGGTGACCGGCGAGCAGGTCGCGCAGGCCAGCCAGACCTTCGACCAGCAGTCGGGCGCGCCCGTCGTCTCGATCCGCTTCGACAGCCAGGGAGCGCGCCGCTTCGGCCGCGCGACCACCGAGAACGTCCAGAAGCCGTTCGCGATCATCCTCGACAACAAAGTGCTGTCGGCGCCGAACATCAACGAGCCGATCCTCGGCGGGTCGGCGCAGATCAGCGGCAACTTCACCGTCGCCACCGCCAGCGAGCTGGCAATCTCGCTCTCGTCGGGCAAGCTTCCGGTCAAGCTCAACGTGATCGAGGAGCGGACCGTCTCGGCCGATCTCGGCAAGGATTCGATCGAGAGCGGCCTCATCGCCTCGGCCATCGCGATCCTCGCGGTGATGGCCTTCATGATCATCACATACGGCCGCTTCGGCGTCTATGCGAACATCGCGCTGGTGGTGAACGCCTTCCTGATCCTCGGAATCATGGGGATCTTCGGCTCGGCCCTGACCCTGCCCGGAATCGCCGGTTTCGTTCTCACCATCGGCGCGGCGGTCGACGCCAACGTGCTGATCAACGAGCGGATCCGCGAGGAGCAGCGGCGCGGCCGCAAGATGCTCGACGCGATCGACACCGGCTACAAGGAGGCGAGCACCGCCATCTTCGACGCCAACATCACCAACGTCATCGCCGCCGCGCTGATGTGGTATTTCGGCTCGGGACCGGTGCGCGGCTTCGCCATCGTGCTCCTGATCGGCATCATCACCTCGGTCTTCACAGCGGTGAACTTCACCCGCCTGCTCGTCGCTCTGTGGGTCAAGCGCAAGCGCCCGCGCGAGCTGCACATCTAGGCCCGGGGACCAACCCATGAAACTCCTCAAGCTCGTCCCGGACAACACCAACATCGACTTCATGCGGTGGCGCAACCTCGCGCTCATCCTGTCGATCTTGGTCACCGCCGCCAGCCTCACGCTGGTCGCGGTCAAGGGCCTCAACCTCGGCATCGACTTCGTCGGCGGCCAGGTCGTTCGCGCGACCTTCGCCCAGCCGGTCGACATCGAGGACCTGCGCGGGCGGATGAATGCGCTCAACGTCGGCGAGGCGAGCATCCAGGACTTCGGCGACAGCCGGACCTACCAGGTGCGCCTGCCGAGCCCTCCGGGCGACGCCGCCGAATCCGCTCGGATCGTCGGCGAAGTCCGGACCGCGCTGACGCAGCAATATCCCGGCGTGAAGGTCGGCGCCGGCGAGGCCGTGTCGGGCAAGGTCTCGGGCGAACTCGCGCAGGATGGCCTTCTCGCCATCAGCCTCGCGATGCTTGGCATCGCGATCTACATCTGGTTCCGGTTCGAATGGCAGTTCGGAATCGGAGCCCTGGTCACGCTGTTCCACGACGTCAGCATGATCCTCGGCTTCTTCGCCTTGACCCAGCTGCAGGTCGACCTCAACATCGTCGCCGCCTTCCTGGCGGTCGTTGGCTACTCGCTCAACGACACGGTCGTCATCTACGACCGGATCCGCGAGAACATGCGCAAGTATCGCAAGATGCAGATCGTGCAGTTGCTGAACCTGTCGCTCAACGAGACGCTCAGCCGGACCATGGTCACTTCGGGATCGATCATGCTCGCGCTGCTGATGCTGCTCATCTTCGGCCCCGACGTGATCTTCGGCCTCACCGTCGCCATCCTGCTCGGGACGTTCGTCGGCACCTATTCGTCGATCTACATCTCGGCGCCGATCCTCGTCTGGCTCGGGGTCAAGCCCGATAGCTTCCTTCGGGTCGAGGAGAAGAGCACCGAACTGCGCGGCAGCGACGGGGCGATGGTGTAAGCCGGGGTTCAGTTTGCCCGGCCCATCTGACGCTTGGCTCCCCACTCCGAACATCCTAGAAGGCCGTCCATGCTGAAGCCCACCCGTCCGCTCGTCCTCCTCCTCAGCCTCGCGGTGGTACTCCCGGTCGCGGGTTGCGCCGCCAACAAGACCAAGGGCGACACGGCCTACGTCGCCCGCGACGTCAACACGCTCTACTCGCTGGCGAAGGCGCGGCTCGACCGCCGCGACTATCCGACCGCGGCCAAGCTGTTCGACGAGGTCGAGCGCCAGCATCCCTATTCGGTCTGGGCCCGCCGCGCGCAGATGATGAGCGCGTTCAGCTACTATATGGCCGAATCCTATCCCGAAGCGGTGAGCTCGGCCCAGCGCTTCCTCACCATTCATCCGGGCAACAAGGACGCGCCTTACGCCAACTATCTGATTGCGATGAGCTACTACAATCAGATCAGTGACGTGACCCGCGACCAGAAGATCACCGGCCAGGCCGGCGATGCCTTCCAGGAACTGATCCGCCGCTATCCCGAGAGCCGCTACGCCGCCGATGCGCGCCTGAAGCTCGACCTCATCAACGACCAGCTCGCCGGCAAGGAGATGGAGGTCGGCCGCTACTACCAGCGCTCGGGCAACTGGCTCGCCAGCGTGAACCGCTTCCGCGAGGTGGTCGACAAGTATCAGACCACCACCCACACTCCCGAAGCGCTGATGCGCCTGACCGAGAGCTATCTCGCGCTCGGCATTCCCGCCGAGGCGGTGAAGTCGGCGGCGACTCTCGGCCGCAACTATCCGGGGACCGTCTGGTACGAGCGGGCGTACAGCCTCGTGCGCAAGCACGTGCCGAGCACGCCGCAGAGCGCAGCCTGAGCCGGAGGGCCGGGACTCCGCGATGCTGAGGCAGCTCGTCATCCGTGACGTGGTGCTGATCGACCGGCTGACCATCGATTTCGGACCGGGCCTCGGGGCCCTCACCGGCGAGACCGGCGCCGGCAAGTCGATCCTGCTCGATTCGCTCGGGCTCGCCCTCGGCATGCGCGCGGACAGCGGACTGGTGCGGGCGGGGCAGGACGCCGCCGCCGTCACCGCCGAGTTCGAGCTCGGCTCCGATCATGCCGCGAGCACCCTGCTCGACGAGGCGGGTGTCGAGGTCGATCCCGGCGAGCCGCTCATCTTTCGCCGCACCCTCAAGGCCGATGGAGGCAGCCGCGCCTTCCTTGCCGGCGGACCGGTCCCCGCCGCCACCCTTCGCGAAATCGGCTCGGGCCTGGTAGAGATCCACGGCCAGCACGACGACCGCGGCTTGCTCAATCCCAAGGGGCACCGGGCGCTGCTCGACAGCTTCGGG
It contains:
- the secD gene encoding protein translocase subunit SecD, producing MFELPRWKIWGIFLTIIVGIAFAIPSLFPKSQVATWPALAPRTQIALGLDLAGGSQLLLEADLADAARQRLAAMEDSVQTELRRAPRIAVGDISTSGGRISFMLRDPTQIDDAVERVRTLTQGVGLTGARTWDVTTQDGNRVFMTQTASGQAEALKNAMSVARDVVRRRIDPSGTKEVTVINQGQNRILVQVPGIEDPEALKRLIGQTARLEFKLVDQNADPNQVAQGRAPAGSQVLPMADGSGSIAVQRRVMVTGEQVAQASQTFDQQSGAPVVSIRFDSQGARRFGRATTENVQKPFAIILDNKVLSAPNINEPILGGSAQISGNFTVATASELAISLSSGKLPVKLNVIEERTVSADLGKDSIESGLIASAIAILAVMAFMIITYGRFGVYANIALVVNAFLILGIMGIFGSALTLPGIAGFVLTIGAAVDANVLINERIREEQRRGRKMLDAIDTGYKEASTAIFDANITNVIAAALMWYFGSGPVRGFAIVLLIGIITSVFTAVNFTRLLVALWVKRKRPRELHI
- the secF gene encoding protein translocase subunit SecF, which encodes MKLLKLVPDNTNIDFMRWRNLALILSILVTAASLTLVAVKGLNLGIDFVGGQVVRATFAQPVDIEDLRGRMNALNVGEASIQDFGDSRTYQVRLPSPPGDAAESARIVGEVRTALTQQYPGVKVGAGEAVSGKVSGELAQDGLLAISLAMLGIAIYIWFRFEWQFGIGALVTLFHDVSMILGFFALTQLQVDLNIVAAFLAVVGYSLNDTVVIYDRIRENMRKYRKMQIVQLLNLSLNETLSRTMVTSGSIMLALLMLLIFGPDVIFGLTVAILLGTFVGTYSSIYISAPILVWLGVKPDSFLRVEEKSTELRGSDGAMV
- a CDS encoding outer membrane protein assembly factor BamD, which encodes MLKPTRPLVLLLSLAVVLPVAGCAANKTKGDTAYVARDVNTLYSLAKARLDRRDYPTAAKLFDEVERQHPYSVWARRAQMMSAFSYYMAESYPEAVSSAQRFLTIHPGNKDAPYANYLIAMSYYNQISDVTRDQKITGQAGDAFQELIRRYPESRYAADARLKLDLINDQLAGKEMEVGRYYQRSGNWLASVNRFREVVDKYQTTTHTPEALMRLTESYLALGIPAEAVKSAATLGRNYPGTVWYERAYSLVRKHVPSTPQSAA